The following nucleotide sequence is from Ignavibacteriales bacterium.
GCGGGAAAATGTGTTCCTGTCGTATCTCCACCGCAATTCCAAATGCTTCCATCATCTTCTGTCCATCCTAAACCTGTTTCGGGATCTCCTGAAAAAGCATGTTTTGTTCTCATCATGTTCACTGCATTGATCCATGGCGTATAATCCCTTTTAAATCCTTTCATATACCTGTAAGCTTCCTCAGGGTTATAGGGAAACTGCTGGCATACCGGACCCGCCTGAATTTCCTCTTGAGGTATGAAACCCGTTAAACCAAATTCAACTCCCCCCGAATTTTTTGGGGTGCTTAAAAAACAAATGCCGACTGCAGGCGGGTTAAGTCCGTACGAATTTCCCAAACCTGTTCCGTCCATATTGTCCGAATTATATACAAACCCTAAATCTAGCAGTGTGTCGCAGCCTAAAAAATCATCTGTAGCTTCACCAAGATCACCATCGCAGAATAATGTAAATATTGTTCCATTCCACGTTGATCCTGATTTATTAATGATCTCCCACTTTCTGAACTGGACATCCTCTAACCCCATATTATCATAACACCATGCCGTGAAGTGTGCCTGAGCCATTAGAGGATCTGTTCCCCCTCCAAAACCTTCCGAAGCGGTATGGCTCTCCGGGAATCCATCTGTCATACACAAGAAAATCGTTTGAGAAGCATCTTTTACGCCGGGCATATCTATGCCTAGCTCGAAAAGTCCGTTATTATTTACATCCACAAAAGGCGCGCCATACGGTACCATATTTCCCCACTCCGCGTAATCAGTATTAGTAAAAGTAGTATCACCTCTCACAATTCTGAAAATATGAAACCTGCTGTCCGTAATCGGGGCACCATTTGATATAAAACCCGGTCTATATTCCCCTGTATATGATGAAGACGCCATTAAAAGGCTTCCGTTTACTTTCGCAGCAATAGTGAGACCTGTCGTAAATATTGCAAACTTCCCGCTGCCGTTTGGCCATTGAAAGCCGGGCTTATTATTAATACTTAAGTCCCGGTCAAAGGAACCGGTATTAATTATATATGTGGATATATTATTTCCATCGAATATTCGTTGATTCATTACGAATTGAGAGTGCACAGAAACCGGTATAAAGCATATCAATATTAAAATTAAAAGCTTCCTCACTTTACCAGAACCATTTTTTTTATTTCGGAATAATTTCCTGCTTCCAGCTTATAAAAATACATTCCGCTGGACAGGGTTCCACTATTAAAGTCATACTCATACACTCCCGGCGCGAGCTCCTGATTAACAAGCTTTGCTACCTCCCTTCCCGATATGTCGTAGATTATCAGCTTCACGAACTCTTTATTTCCCGGCACGTCGAATCTTATCTTTGTCGAGGGATTGAACGGGTTCGGGTAATTTTGATGCAGACGGAATGTCTCCGGCACTTCGGTCGAGATGGGACTTATACCGATCGTTTGCCAGAAGCTACGGATGGTATTTTCAAGTAGTTTCAGTTTTATTACAGAATTTAAATTGTTACTTCCCCTGGCTATTTGCTGTGATACGGCTATTGTAACTTGTTGTCCTGCAGAAAGGTTATATAAAGAATCGGCAATACTCATAACCATCCTTCTATCGCCGCCTGGGCTTTGTACAACTGAACCGGTTGTATCGCCTCCACAGTTGCCTATTTTTCCATCTGATTCTGTCCACCCTACTCCAGTCTCAGGATTCCCAGTATAGCAGTATTTGGTTGTTGTCATACTTAAAGGGTTTACCCATTTTGTACCATCGCTTTTCAAGCCCTTCATATAGTTGTAAGCTTGTATCGGTGAATCTGCCCCGTTTTCACATCCGGCTCCCGGGGTAGAAAAATTGTTAAAAAATGTAAAAGATGATAAACCAAATTCTTTGTTGGACGAATTTGTTGGTGTTTTTAGAAATGTTATACCAACTGCTGGCGGACTTGCTCCGTATGTTCCCGGCTCTCCGTTCCCATCAGTGTTATCACTATTATAACAATATCCTAAATTTGAAGAAGTATCACATCCTATCCAATCATCAGTTGCGCTACCTAAATCCGGATCGGTTACTAATGAGAGTATGGTTCCATTCCATGTTGATCCGGATTTATTTATTACATCCCATTTGACAAACTGTACATCTTCTAGTCCCATAGTATTGTAACACCAAGCTGTCATATGTACCTCAGCATATAATGGAGCTGTTCCACCCCCAAAACCCTCCCCACTATTATGTTGACTGGCAAACCCATCAGTCATACATAAGAAAATTGTCTGGATTGCCCCTCTGACTCCGGGAGTATCTATTGCCGCTTCGTATATCCCATTATTATTTACATCTACGTATGGCGCTCCATAGGGTACCATCATTCCCCAGTTTGCATAATC
It contains:
- a CDS encoding T9SS type A sorting domain-containing protein, which translates into the protein MKTLSLSLSLFYSILLSSILNAQIVQEYVNLDGNNIRSFFINTGILDQNITQNNAPGYEWPKGMGTHAIFTAGLTIAAKINGQLRMAAASYEGEYAPGYSDNGQAFTNSNFKLYRVRFGDNQFTNPDYANWGMMVPYGAPYVDVNNNGIYEAAIDTPGVRGAIQTIFLCMTDGFASQHNSGEGFGGGTAPLYAEVHMTAWCYNTMGLEDVQFVKWDVINKSGSTWNGTILSLVTDPDLGSATDDWIGCDTSSNLGYCYNSDNTDGNGEPGTYGASPPAVGITFLKTPTNSSNKEFGLSSFTFFNNFSTPGAGCENGADSPIQAYNYMKGLKSDGTKWVNPLSMTTTKYCYTGNPETGVGWTESDGKIGNCGGDTTGSVVQSPGGDRRMVMSIADSLYNLSAGQQVTIAVSQQIARGSNNLNSVIKLKLLENTIRSFWQTIGISPISTEVPETFRLHQNYPNPFNPSTKIRFDVPGNKEFVKLIIYDISGREVAKLVNQELAPGVYEYDFNSGTLSSGMYFYKLEAGNYSEIKKMVLVK
- a CDS encoding T9SS type A sorting domain-containing protein, with translation MNQRIFDGNNISTYIINTGSFDRDLSINNKPGFQWPNGSGKFAIFTTGLTIAAKVNGSLLMASSSYTGEYRPGFISNGAPITDSRFHIFRIVRGDTTFTNTDYAEWGNMVPYGAPFVDVNNNGLFELGIDMPGVKDASQTIFLCMTDGFPESHTASEGFGGGTDPLMAQAHFTAWCYDNMGLEDVQFRKWEIINKSGSTWNGTIFTLFCDGDLGEATDDFLGCDTLLDLGFVYNSDNMDGTGLGNSYGLNPPAVGICFLSTPKNSGGVEFGLTGFIPQEEIQAGPVCQQFPYNPEEAYRYMKGFKRDYTPWINAVNMMRTKHAFSGDPETGLGWTEDDGSIWNCGGDTTGTHFPANPSDKRFIMNTSDSTLSVTNGQKIEIVTAFMMARGSNNLNSVTKLKQLTNTVRNFWQTIGITPISSEVPETFRLHQNYPNPFNPSTKIRFDVPGNKEFVKLIIYDISGREVAKLVNQELAPGVYEYEFNGEGLSSGIYFYTLNAGEFAETKKMVLVK